The Paenibacillus sp. BIC5C1 DNA segment TGAAACAACGGCAGCCCGTAAACCTGTACTGAACTGTGCTTGTAGTTAAAATCTAACCTAGTAAATTTGCATATAATTATGCCTGCACGACATCCGAACTAAGTGATGATCCCGGAATTGGACACGATCTTTACAATGAAAACAAAATTCAGTCGTTGATAATGATTAATAAATGCCAAAACAGCCGCATTTTGCTTTCTGCGCGGCTGTTTTTCTTTTTGCTTATTAACTTGTCTGCTCTATATTATCTTATCCGGCCTAAGGCTTCCAATTGGCTCGTTCCTTCTTGCCCAATCGCGGACAGGTGTAACAATAGGAGCGACCTTGTCTTAAATATTGCAGGCAACAGACATTTTTGATCGCAAGTCTCTTCGAAGGATCCAACGGATGATCAATCATCCGAACCCTGACACGAAGTGGATTCTTGGCCAGACCAAATACATCAGCTTCCAGACCATTTTGTACCACCTGTTCATCAGCGGCAAACTGACGCAAGAGAGCTTCATCGCCTTGATGCGTATTATGGATATTCTCCCTGTAGTTTTGCAAAGCTGTTGGCAACTGACCCCACAACATGCTTACATGCAACCCGGAAGCTTTGGCCAAACACTCCATGAGAGGACGAGCAGTTTGACTGTAAAAACGTCTTAATTCTGCGTCAAGCCAGACCGTTCTTTCCTCCGAATCCTTCGGAGCGAGAGTGACGTCGATGTTTTCAAGCTGAAAAGCAATTCGTGTATACCCGGTTTCCTTCATCAAATGTATACTCAGATTGGATAGCGAGAAATTCGGAGCTGCATGATGGACGGATACGGTATATTGTAGCGCAGCTGCCACATCACCGAACCAACTGGTGAAATAGGCTGCGGCAACCGTTAGATCCTGTCCCTCGATTAACTGTTGGTACGCGGATAGAAAGCTGCTCATTGCCTCCGGATCAACAATAGATTCTGCCCAGAGCGATGCCACGGGTACAATATGCAGTTCCTGCACAAGATTAAAGTGCTCCCCCAGTTCCTCACGAATCCGGTCAATCATCATTCGCCGAACAAACGATTCAGGTCATCCAGCATGGAAGTAGCCGCATTGGGTCCATACCCGCCAAACCACGAATCTGAAGCCACCTGAAATACCTGATTATCTTTAACAGCCTTCATGTTTTTCCAAATCCCCAAGGTCTGCAGATTGTTATAGATCTCTTCATTATCATTGATAAGGATAATATAATCCGGATCGATTTCTGGCAGCTTTTCATTAGACAACACTTCATAGCGACTTTCAGCGCTGGTCACTGGGAAAACAGCCGGTCTGGAGAAACCGAAATCATCATAAAGCCATTTGTAGTCCATATCTCCGTAATACCGAATATCATTTCTTATCCGCAATACCATCAGTGTCTTACCCTCTGCTTTGGCGTGAACTTTTTGGATTGCCTCAGCTTTATGCGTTTCATAGGTATTTATCACTTCTTCTGCCTTTTCGTTCAAACCAAAGGCCGCCGCGGTAGCTCGAAATGCCGTCTGCCAATCAGGTGCCACATATCCATTCTCAAGCATGGCGGTTGGAGCAATTTTGGCGTAATTCTCGTATTGCTCTTTGCTGTTCGTATCCGTCACAATCAGGTCTGGTCCAAGAGAGAGCATTTTCTCTGCACTTACCTTACCTTGATCCCCGATGATAGCCACATCATTCAAGAATGGCTTCAAATATAATGGAAAATCTTCGTTCTGTGATTTCACCGTAGCTTTTGGTGTCATGCCAAGTGCAATCAGGTGATCCGTCAAATATGTCACCGTGGAAGCAATATTTTCTGGCTTCTGCGGTAATGTCTGCTCACCATTTGTATCCTTAAATGTAAACGTGGCATCTTGGGACTCTTCCGATCCCGCTTGTTCCTGTTTCGTCGGTTCTGCCTCAGACGAACCTGACTTCTCTTTGTTGCCGCAGGCTACAATCAATAATAGCATCGCAAGCAAAACTGCTGTTAAAGTGAGATAGCGTTGATTTCGTTGTTTCATGTTCTACAAATCCCCTTATTCATTCGTTATTCTGTTATTTTGTTTTCTTCTCTGTCATTCTCTCATTTCTCATTACGCGTGTGCTCGTGATCCAGCCCTTTTTATTTCTTAGATTCATAAAAAACGAACTCCCATGCTGTGGAAGACGTATGAGTGCCCTGCAGTTCGCCCTATCCAACGAAGCGGGAATGGACTCCCATCTTGCGGTTCTCCAATTACGATCATCCACGCACCAATAAAGATTGGCCTCCAGGACAGGAAGGCATGAATCATACCGAACGACAAACCAACCGTCCTCGTGCTTCTCCTCACATATTTCAATAAGCGCAGATTTCGCTTTAACGATGCTGTCCGCAAAAGCGAAGACCTCCTCACATGCCCAAGCCTCCTTATAAGAATGCCCGAGACCGGGATGAAGGCTTAGTCTGCTGTTGTTTTTCGGATGGCACTCCAAATGCTGTTCATAAGACTTATTAAATATGCTCAACGGAAAATGGGTATCATTACTACCATTAAGCCATAACATCGGCAAGTGGCTTTCAGACAGATACGTAGATGGATCCCACAATAGACGAATACGTTCTGCCTCTGCCTCGGGCATCGATGCAAAGCTAAGCCCATAATAGGAGCCCGGTTCATGCAGATACGCACAGCCATAAACGGGCATGGCAAAAGAAAGCCTGGTGTCTAACCCCGCAACCAAACTTGTGATAATGCCTCCCCATGAAATTCCTGTTATGCCTATGCTCTGCTTGTCCACTCCTTGATAAGAGCGGAGCAGCGAATGAGCCAATATTACAGCAGCTACGGCATGATACATCCATTGATCATCAACAGGCTGTTCGTAATCCGCAAACACACCCTGCTTCTCCGGACCACCCCATGAATGAGAAGGCCATTCCATCCGTTCGGTGTGCTCTTCATCCCCGAATGGAACATGACCTTCCAGATCCATGGCTATCGCAGCATACCCTCGTGCCATCCATTCTTTTACCCAACTGCTAAAGGCTGTTCCCGCACCCCCGTGAACCAGAATCACCGCGGGAACTTCCTCGTTAGGAGAGACCGGACGCGGGATGCCGTAGTAGGCAAATATGCGAGTACCACGACCTTTATATGACACACCCTCATAGAAGCAGGCGTGTACGCCGGTATGTTGATCTACGGAAACAGGGTATAATCGAG contains these protein-coding regions:
- a CDS encoding alpha/beta hydrolase family protein, which gives rise to MFKVPRLYPVSVDQHTGVHACFYEGVSYKGRGTRIFAYYGIPRPVSPNEEVPAVILVHGGAGTAFSSWVKEWMARGYAAIAMDLEGHVPFGDEEHTERMEWPSHSWGGPEKQGVFADYEQPVDDQWMYHAVAAVILAHSLLRSYQGVDKQSIGITGISWGGIITSLVAGLDTRLSFAMPVYGCAYLHEPGSYYGLSFASMPEAEAERIRLLWDPSTYLSESHLPMLWLNGSNDTHFPLSIFNKSYEQHLECHPKNNSRLSLHPGLGHSYKEAWACEEVFAFADSIVKAKSALIEICEEKHEDGWFVVRYDSCLPVLEANLYWCVDDRNWRTARWESIPASLDRANCRALIRLPQHGSSFFMNLRNKKGWITSTRVMRNERMTEKKTK
- a CDS encoding (2Fe-2S)-binding protein; this translates as MQELHIVPVASLWAESIVDPEAMSSFLSAYQQLIEGQDLTVAAAYFTSWFGDVAAALQYTVSVHHAAPNFSLSNLSIHLMKETGYTRIAFQLENIDVTLAPKDSEERTVWLDAELRRFYSQTARPLMECLAKASGLHVSMLWGQLPTALQNYRENIHNTHQGDEALLRQFAADEQVVQNGLEADVFGLAKNPLRVRVRMIDHPLDPSKRLAIKNVCCLQYLRQGRSYCYTCPRLGKKERANWKP
- a CDS encoding ABC transporter substrate-binding protein produces the protein MKQRNQRYLTLTAVLLAMLLLIVACGNKEKSGSSEAEPTKQEQAGSEESQDATFTFKDTNGEQTLPQKPENIASTVTYLTDHLIALGMTPKATVKSQNEDFPLYLKPFLNDVAIIGDQGKVSAEKMLSLGPDLIVTDTNSKEQYENYAKIAPTAMLENGYVAPDWQTAFRATAAAFGLNEKAEEVINTYETHKAEAIQKVHAKAEGKTLMVLRIRNDIRYYGDMDYKWLYDDFGFSRPAVFPVTSAESRYEVLSNEKLPEIDPDYIILINDNEEIYNNLQTLGIWKNMKAVKDNQVFQVASDSWFGGYGPNAATSMLDDLNRLFGE